Proteins encoded together in one Pseudomonas sp. TCU-HL1 window:
- a CDS encoding amino acid ABC transporter ATP-binding protein, translating into MSTLPLLELRGVGKSYGPHRVLEGFDLSVRPGEIVSLIGPSGSGKTTALRCMNFLETYDEGEIWIDGQLLGYSGPRRQARDRDSEARIDEIRNPLAMVFQQFNLWPHMTVRENVMAPLVLGKHMTRADARTLAESALARVGLAAKADTYPARLSGGQQQRVGIARALAVKPRLMLLDEPTSALDPELVEEVLQVIRSLADDGMTMVMVTHEMSFAAQISSQVVFMEAGRIVETGAPGPLFQAPKTERLRRFLTPWYNRSLVARQEVPA; encoded by the coding sequence ATGAGCACACTCCCCCTTCTGGAACTGCGCGGCGTAGGCAAGTCCTATGGCCCCCACCGCGTGCTCGAGGGCTTCGACCTCAGCGTGCGTCCTGGCGAGATCGTCTCCCTGATCGGTCCCTCCGGCTCCGGCAAGACCACCGCCCTGCGCTGCATGAATTTCCTCGAAACCTATGACGAGGGCGAAATCTGGATCGACGGCCAGTTGCTGGGTTACAGCGGTCCCCGCCGCCAGGCCAGGGACCGCGACAGCGAGGCACGCATCGACGAGATCCGCAACCCCCTGGCCATGGTCTTCCAGCAGTTCAACCTCTGGCCCCACATGACCGTGCGGGAGAACGTCATGGCGCCCCTGGTCCTCGGCAAGCACATGACCAGGGCCGACGCCCGCACCCTGGCCGAATCCGCCCTGGCGCGGGTGGGACTGGCGGCCAAGGCCGACACCTACCCGGCGCGTCTCTCCGGCGGCCAGCAACAGCGGGTCGGCATCGCCAGGGCGCTGGCGGTGAAGCCGCGCCTGATGCTGCTGGACGAACCCACTTCGGCCCTGGACCCGGAGCTGGTGGAAGAGGTGCTGCAGGTGATCCGCAGCCTCGCGGACGACGGGATGACCATGGTCATGGTGACCCACGAGATGAGCTTCGCCGCGCAGATCTCCAGCCAGGTCGTGTTCATGGAGGCTGGACGGATCGTCGAGACCGGCGCCCCCGGGCCGCTGTTCCAGGCGCCGAAGACCGAACGCCTGCGG